One Senegalimassilia faecalis genomic window, GTCAGCGCGTCCATGCCCGTAGCAGCAGTAAGGCCCGCAGGCATAGACGCCATCATGTCGGGGTCCACAACGGCCACATCGGGGATGTCGTTCACATCAACGCACACGAACTTGCGCACCTTTTCCGGGTCGGTTATGACGTAGTTGATGGTAACCTCGGCCGCCGTGCCTGCCGTGGTGGGAACGGCAATGGTAAACGTGGCATGATTCTTCGTGTCGGCCACGCCCTCAAGGGAAACAACGTCGGCAAATTCTGGATTCTCAACAATGATGCCGATGCCCTTCGCCGTGTCCATGGCCGAACCGCCGCCAACGGCCACGATCATGTCTGCACCCGAAGCCTTGAACGCATCCACGCCGTCCTGCACGTTTTTAATGGTAGGGTTGGGTTTGATCTGGTCATACAGCGCCCACGGAATGCCTGCGGCGTCAAGCTTATCCGTGACTTTGCCCACCACGCCGAATTTCACCAGGTCAGGATCAGAGCACACGAAGGCTTTTGCGAGCCCGCGACGCTGAATCTCCCCGGGAATCTCCCCGATTGCACCAGCACCATGATACGAGATGTTATTCAGCACGAAACGATTGACCGCCATAGCGGCACCCCCCTTTTTCTCGGCAGGCCAGCAGCGTTCCCTTTGCCAAGCCTGCACCTACAAGATAATTCCCAGTGTAACGCTGCCCACCGCCGCTCGCCCCCAAAATTGCCACGCTCACGGCTACAATTAGGTTACAAGAGCTTTCGCAGCAAACAACGAAGCGTCGAGATTTGAACAGATAGGGCAGACAAAGGTAGCGAAAGGAGACGGCCACCAAACGACCTGAAAACCCGCCCTAGATAAAAGTGCATCGCCCAGCCAAAGCCACTGGCCTTCCAGCTCTTCCATTTGCTTTAGGACGATACTACTACATTTTAACAGATTAATCGAACATTCGTGCGATTATTTGTGCTATACTTCCAATTGTCGAGCCAATGGGGGCGCGGCCGTATTTGCTAGCAAGCGGCCGTCCATGCGCAATCGCCTTACCACGCCCTCAAGATCCTCTTCAAATTGCAGAGCTGTATTTGCGAAACGGTGTCTCCGCCTTGGGACCTTGCGCCCAGTTGCCATACCCCTTGGCAAGCTAGCCGCGAAGCGACAACTCCCCTAGCGAAGTACATCCTCGCTACCGCGGAGCCTTGGCTTCAACGCGTCTCGCAGATTCGCAGCTCTTGCAGAACTGTATCCGATTAGATACACTTGAGGAGGAGCTCATGGAAGTTGTACCTAGTAAACGATTCAAGAAATGGCTTCTAAAATTACGAGACGCAGAGGCAAGGAACCTCATTTCATTTCGAATTCAAACCATTGCACGGCTTGGCACCCTTGTCGGGGATTGGAAATCAATTGAGGGAAAGATATTCGAGCTCCGTTTTCATCGGGGACCAGGCTATCGCGTCTACGGGGCGATAGAAGATGACACGTTTTTGATTCTTGCCGCCAAAGGAGCGAAAGCAACGCAAACAAGAGATATTGCTCTTGCAAAAAAGCTCGTGCGCGAATGGGAGGATGAGCAGAATGTCTAGCAAATTCACCAAATGGGATGTTAGCGATTATCTCAAGACCGAAGAGGATTACGCCCATTATCTAAATGCCGCCATCGAGGAAGGCGACCCCGACCTGCTGCAAATGGCTATTGGCGACATCGCGCGCGCTAAGGGGATGACCAGCGTAGCGGAAGACGCGGGACTTGGACGCGAAAGCCTTTACAAAGCCCTGCGCGCCGAAGCGAATCCTTCGTTCAAGACTATCGCGAAGGTGGCGAAAGCTTTGGGGTTGAAAATTACATTTGTGCCGGCATAAGACAATTTCCCGGCATAACGCCAAGGCCGGCAGCACCACGCCGCCGGCCTCAGTCTTCAAGTTCCGTTGTCGGTTCTGGATCTGCTCATCAGCCATTCTT contains:
- the fucO gene encoding lactaldehyde reductase, with amino-acid sequence MAVNRFVLNNISYHGAGAIGEIPGEIQRRGLAKAFVCSDPDLVKFGVVGKVTDKLDAAGIPWALYDQIKPNPTIKNVQDGVDAFKASGADMIVAVGGGSAMDTAKGIGIIVENPEFADVVSLEGVADTKNHATFTIAVPTTAGTAAEVTINYVITDPEKVRKFVCVDVNDIPDVAVVDPDMMASMPAGLTAATGMDALTHAIEGYTTQGAWELSDMFHLKAIELISKNLRAAYAEAKSGKPGEGREGMALGQYVAGMGFSNVGLGIDHAMAHTLSAHYDTPHGVACAMLLPVAMEFNKPVAAERLADVARAMGVDVAGMSAEEAADAAIAAVRQLSADVEIPHTCAGLVAEDLDQLASDAMADACFPGNPREADHDQVVELFRKIMA
- a CDS encoding type II toxin-antitoxin system RelE/ParE family toxin, with translation MEVVPSKRFKKWLLKLRDAEARNLISFRIQTIARLGTLVGDWKSIEGKIFELRFHRGPGYRVYGAIEDDTFLILAAKGAKATQTRDIALAKKLVREWEDEQNV
- a CDS encoding addiction module antidote protein, whose amino-acid sequence is MSSKFTKWDVSDYLKTEEDYAHYLNAAIEEGDPDLLQMAIGDIARAKGMTSVAEDAGLGRESLYKALRAEANPSFKTIAKVAKALGLKITFVPA